One part of the Coffea eugenioides isolate CCC68of chromosome 10, Ceug_1.0, whole genome shotgun sequence genome encodes these proteins:
- the LOC113750169 gene encoding flowering-promoting factor 1-like → MSGVWVFRNNGVIQLVDNPAAEQGDARNGTRRKALVHLPSGQVISSYSYLENILNGLGWERYHDGDPDLFQFHKHSSIDLISLPRDFSKFNSVYMYDIVVKNPNIFHVRDI, encoded by the coding sequence aTGTCTGGTGTATGGGTTTTTAGGAATAATGGTGTAATTCAGCTAGTTGACAATCCAGCAGCAGAACAAGGAGATGCAAGGAATGGTACCAGAAGAAAGGCTTTGGTTCACTTGCCCTCAGGCCAGGTGATTTCGTCGTATTCCTACCTCGAGAATATCCTAAACGGTTTGGGATGGGAGAGGTATCACGATGGCGATCCTGACCTCTTCCAATTCCACAAACACTCTTCCATTGATCTGATTTCACTTCCAAGAGACTTCTCCAAGTTCAATTCCGTCTATATGTACGATATTGTCGTGAAAAATCCCAATATATTCCACGTTCGCGACATTTGA